A part of Methanomassiliicoccales archaeon genomic DNA contains:
- a CDS encoding ATP-binding protein: MDYIGRVCGRTVMRIVFRTSYDTPIQVGEMLVIEDGASDRKFLVRSQDVEFGTESDDDKWMEIEAGKALSSHSQGKGYDVNGHGERIFKLVHSFPLGYMEGKEFKKTKTIPEHFSRVRRACPQDYEFLRPLMGDLSIGHLRSGDRVLDFEAGISGSAIPYHIGVFATTGMGKSNLMKTLALSCMASRKYGFLILDPHGEYFDGGELGKEGLRHSPFAKEGLEVYSSRKLDGAYSSIHVSSTEIDIPDLANLYEFSGVQLECLQFAQYKYGASWLLELLKRDVKTIVSDSGAKFGEGTVNVIKRRLESVFRFNLISTDPKLSVTKNIIEALHCGKVVLVDTSNMFETEELLISTVLARAVFEKHKALYSDKKEFDRTPPVLIGMEEAQRVLSQSKGTVFSQIAREGRKFKVGLCAVSQQPKLINEEVISQFNTLFIMGLADKNDRDILKSSAKQDLSMLDNEIQMLMPGEVLITSAFTPFAVPAKVELYEKYLERCRSKATSTKAISKGLDSQFF, translated from the coding sequence ATGGACTACATCGGACGCGTCTGCGGGAGAACGGTCATGAGGATCGTGTTCAGGACCTCTTATGACACGCCCATACAGGTGGGCGAGATGCTCGTGATAGAGGACGGTGCGAGCGATAGAAAGTTCCTGGTACGTAGCCAGGATGTTGAGTTCGGGACGGAGTCCGATGATGACAAATGGATGGAGATCGAGGCCGGCAAGGCATTATCATCACACAGTCAAGGAAAAGGATATGATGTGAACGGACACGGGGAAAGGATATTCAAGCTGGTCCATTCGTTCCCGCTCGGCTATATGGAAGGTAAGGAGTTCAAAAAGACCAAGACCATACCCGAACACTTTTCAAGGGTAAGAAGGGCATGTCCTCAGGACTATGAGTTCTTGAGACCATTGATGGGAGACCTGTCAATAGGTCATCTGAGGTCGGGCGACCGCGTACTTGATTTTGAGGCTGGCATATCTGGGTCGGCAATCCCTTATCACATAGGGGTCTTCGCCACGACAGGTATGGGAAAGAGCAATCTGATGAAGACCCTTGCATTGTCTTGCATGGCTTCCCGAAAGTATGGCTTCTTGATACTTGACCCGCATGGCGAGTATTTCGATGGGGGAGAGCTCGGAAAAGAGGGGCTTAGGCACTCGCCTTTCGCCAAGGAAGGGCTCGAGGTCTACAGCTCGAGGAAGCTGGATGGTGCCTATAGCTCGATCCATGTATCGTCGACGGAGATCGATATACCTGACCTGGCGAACCTTTATGAGTTCTCCGGGGTCCAGCTTGAGTGCCTCCAGTTCGCGCAATATAAGTATGGTGCATCCTGGCTCCTTGAGCTCCTCAAGAGGGATGTGAAGACCATCGTCTCTGACTCGGGTGCCAAGTTCGGTGAAGGCACAGTGAATGTCATCAAGAGGCGGTTGGAGAGCGTCTTCCGTTTCAATCTCATCTCCACCGACCCGAAATTGTCGGTCACGAAGAACATCATCGAAGCCCTACATTGCGGGAAAGTCGTCCTGGTAGACACCAGCAATATGTTCGAGACGGAGGAGCTGTTGATCTCGACGGTCCTTGCCAGGGCGGTATTTGAAAAACACAAGGCCCTTTACTCGGATAAGAAAGAATTCGACAGGACCCCTCCGGTGCTCATCGGTATGGAAGAGGCACAAAGGGTCCTATCACAGTCGAAGGGGACGGTGTTCTCGCAGATAGCAAGAGAGGGGCGTAAGTTCAAGGTAGGCCTTTGCGCTGTTTCACAACAGCCGAAGCTGATCAATGAAGAGGTCATTAGCCAGTTCAACACGTTGTTCATCATGGGCCTCGCAGACAAGAATGACAGGGACATTTTGAAGAGCTCGGCGAAGCAGGACCTATCTATGCTGGACAATGAGATACAGATGCTAATGCCAGGGGAGGTCCTGATCACCTCGGCATTCACACCTTTCGCAGTTCCGGCAAAGGTCGAGCTCTATGAGAAGTATCTTGAGAGGTGCAGGTCCAAGGCCACATCTACGAAAGCGATAAGTAAGGGGTTGGACTCTCAATTCTTCTGA
- a CDS encoding peptidylprolyl isomerase: MVKEVHAAHILVKKKEQAEQIMKDIKAGKSWDEMAKKFSECPSKAKCGDLGWFKKGVMVKEFEEAAFNGKKGEIIGPVKTQFGFHLIKIIDQK; the protein is encoded by the coding sequence ATGGTAAAGGAAGTCCACGCGGCGCACATCCTCGTCAAGAAGAAAGAGCAGGCAGAGCAGATAATGAAGGACATCAAGGCCGGCAAGAGCTGGGATGAGATGGCGAAGAAGTTCTCGGAGTGCCCATCGAAGGCCAAATGCGGGGACCTTGGGTGGTTCAAGAAGGGGGTAATGGTGAAGGAGTTCGAGGAAGCGGCCTTCAATGGAAAGAAGGGCGAGATAATCGGACCTGTCAAGACCCAGTTCGGTTTCCACCTGATCAAGATCATCGACCAGAAGTGA
- the dph5 gene encoding diphthine synthase, giving the protein MGELIFVGLGLGSAKDMSIRALEELRSCEMIFGEFYTSRLVGSSIEDVEELVGKKVVRLKRADVEEGEEMIVAARDHKVAFITAGDTMAATTHVDIRIRAEEGGVPTRLVHGTSIFSAASSALGLQPYKFGRTVTLPFPEPGYVPLSPYERILENKERGLHTLVLLDIREEEGRYMTSREAVRWLLDAETRAGLGLINDRTVICAAARIGGIDEKVAAGYPKKMLDLDMGPPLHTLVIPGKLHFMESMALVMFAGAPEEIAKED; this is encoded by the coding sequence ATGGGAGAATTGATATTTGTTGGTTTAGGGCTGGGCTCAGCGAAGGACATGAGCATCCGGGCGCTAGAGGAGCTGAGGTCATGCGAGATGATATTCGGTGAGTTCTACACCTCGAGATTGGTCGGATCCAGCATTGAGGACGTGGAGGAGCTCGTAGGAAAGAAGGTCGTGAGGCTCAAAAGAGCGGATGTCGAAGAGGGCGAGGAAATGATCGTGGCTGCCAGGGACCATAAGGTCGCATTCATCACGGCAGGGGACACGATGGCGGCCACCACGCATGTTGATATACGGATCCGTGCAGAGGAGGGGGGGGTCCCTACAAGGCTTGTTCATGGCACCTCGATCTTCTCAGCAGCGTCATCCGCCCTTGGTCTCCAGCCATACAAGTTCGGTCGTACCGTGACCTTGCCGTTCCCAGAACCTGGGTACGTCCCTCTCAGCCCCTACGAAAGGATCCTGGAGAACAAGGAGCGCGGCCTTCATACGCTGGTCCTTTTGGACATCAGAGAGGAGGAGGGGAGATATATGACCTCTCGGGAGGCGGTGAGATGGCTTCTGGACGCCGAGACCAGGGCCGGCTTGGGCCTGATAAATGACCGGACGGTGATATGCGCGGCGGCAAGGATAGGGGGGATCGACGAGAAGGTCGCCGCAGGCTACCCAAAAAAGATGTTGGACCTCGACATGGGCCCGCCATTGCATACCCTTGTCATACCAGGTAAGCTCCATTTCATGGAATCGATGGCGCTCGTCATGTTCGCCGGCGCTCCCGAGGAGATTGCCAAAGAGGATTGA
- a CDS encoding SMC family ATPase → MELTNYRRFNHASVELGDGIIGILGQNGTGKSTFVEAIAWAIYGNETSILRNGKEGVKRSGALPSEECQVVLEFDLEGDVYRLVRSMRGRSSLSDAALLVNGKVLAKGDRAVTETMIKRLGMDHKAFFTSVFARQKELNSLSVLRPADRKKLVLRMLGIDVLDDVVEEISKDAGSLKGTLEALSSTLVNLNGRAKVEALREEVAEMSSKKVAIRNDLLHIEDSLKVLEGEVEAASKHMEVVEARSAAHRELESKRTSLTSDLRNLGSRKERALKEISTLDEKARTLSALGDVEARATELERRKEALEEVRAKHSKAMALEASMMSRSAQLPVLREELKRLEGEALAIGTPERTVAAAEEAIEGYRMAESAQKEKANMCAEEAKRLLDEIRSREERAEKVRSLGPESECPTCERKLGDHHHLLLKKMTAEIEAMRAQVASLMEEKLAAEEMARRSAERRAKSDERRRNALKEKDLQVRLRAEAEAKRSMILSIEEEVARAAKERAELGKIEFDQVEYESVKAALMDIRPKVDACIRLRTEISRRPSIERELEEMDRKISSISEELSSITKKLEELSFDPAELSTSRAAYSRLRDIKDNKAKKASDLREELSRTDGAIGSALARIYELEADAKRLEEVRARHMEMNVLLNVMKDFRTNVMARVVPTLSRNASELFNDLTDGRFGGIELDEDYEVFIYDGGEKYPLSRFSGGESDLANLSLRLAISRMIAERSGRHVDLLVLDEIFGSQDNIRKRNILDMLNKLQRQFAQIFVITHIEDVKDAVDDLIVVREAGDGCSQIGRVG, encoded by the coding sequence GTGGAGCTGACCAATTATCGACGTTTCAACCACGCTTCGGTCGAGCTCGGTGATGGTATCATCGGCATATTGGGCCAGAACGGTACTGGCAAATCAACCTTCGTCGAGGCTATAGCCTGGGCGATATATGGTAACGAGACCTCCATACTAAGGAACGGGAAGGAGGGTGTGAAAAGGAGCGGGGCGCTCCCCAGCGAGGAGTGCCAGGTGGTGCTGGAGTTTGACCTGGAGGGGGATGTGTATCGGCTCGTCCGTTCCATGAGGGGCAGAAGCTCGTTGAGCGATGCGGCCCTCTTGGTGAACGGGAAGGTGCTTGCCAAAGGGGACCGTGCGGTGACCGAGACAATGATCAAACGGCTGGGCATGGACCACAAGGCCTTCTTCACATCAGTGTTCGCAAGACAGAAAGAGCTCAACTCGCTCAGCGTCCTAAGGCCTGCTGACAGAAAAAAGCTTGTCCTGAGGATGCTAGGGATAGATGTCCTGGACGATGTGGTGGAGGAGATCTCGAAGGATGCAGGCTCGCTAAAGGGGACGTTGGAGGCCCTGAGCTCCACCCTAGTAAACCTGAACGGTAGAGCGAAGGTCGAGGCTCTCAGGGAGGAGGTCGCGGAGATGAGCTCCAAGAAGGTCGCGATCAGGAACGACCTTCTTCACATCGAGGATAGTCTGAAGGTCCTGGAGGGGGAGGTCGAGGCCGCGAGTAAGCACATGGAGGTGGTAGAGGCAAGGTCTGCGGCCCATAGAGAGCTTGAATCAAAAAGAACGTCGCTTACCTCAGACCTGAGGAACCTAGGGTCGAGAAAGGAAAGGGCCCTGAAGGAAATATCGACGTTAGATGAGAAGGCCAGGACGCTGTCGGCCCTGGGGGACGTCGAGGCCAGGGCGACCGAGCTGGAGAGAAGGAAAGAGGCTTTAGAGGAGGTCAGGGCGAAACATTCGAAGGCCATGGCGTTGGAGGCGTCGATGATGTCCAGGTCCGCCCAATTACCTGTCCTGAGGGAGGAGCTTAAAAGGCTGGAGGGGGAGGCCCTGGCCATCGGGACCCCAGAGAGGACGGTGGCAGCGGCTGAAGAGGCCATAGAGGGTTACCGTATGGCCGAATCGGCCCAAAAGGAGAAGGCCAACATGTGCGCCGAGGAGGCAAAGCGGCTTCTAGACGAGATCCGATCGCGGGAAGAGAGGGCTGAGAAGGTCAGGTCCTTGGGCCCTGAATCTGAATGCCCAACGTGCGAAAGAAAGCTGGGGGACCATCACCATCTGCTCCTTAAGAAAATGACCGCGGAGATAGAGGCGATGAGGGCCCAAGTGGCCTCGCTCATGGAGGAGAAGCTGGCCGCAGAGGAGATGGCGAGACGCTCTGCCGAGAGGCGGGCCAAGAGCGATGAGAGGAGAAGGAATGCTCTGAAGGAGAAAGACCTCCAGGTGAGGCTCCGTGCAGAGGCCGAGGCCAAGCGCTCAATGATATTGTCCATCGAGGAAGAGGTCGCGCGGGCGGCAAAGGAAAGGGCGGAGCTGGGGAAGATAGAGTTCGACCAGGTAGAGTATGAATCGGTCAAGGCCGCCCTGATGGATATCAGACCTAAGGTGGATGCCTGCATCAGGCTGAGGACTGAGATCTCAAGGAGGCCATCGATCGAAAGGGAGCTCGAGGAGATGGACCGAAAGATCTCGTCGATATCGGAGGAGCTTTCTTCAATAACAAAGAAGCTGGAAGAGCTTTCCTTCGACCCTGCGGAGCTCTCGACGAGCAGGGCCGCCTATTCAAGGCTGAGGGACATTAAGGACAACAAGGCGAAAAAGGCCTCAGATCTACGAGAGGAGCTCTCAAGGACCGATGGGGCCATCGGCTCGGCCTTGGCGAGGATCTATGAGCTGGAAGCAGATGCAAAAAGGCTTGAGGAGGTCAGGGCCCGGCACATGGAGATGAACGTCCTGCTGAACGTGATGAAGGACTTCCGGACCAATGTCATGGCAAGGGTCGTACCGACATTGTCCAGGAACGCGTCCGAGCTCTTCAACGACCTCACTGACGGGCGGTTCGGGGGCATCGAGCTGGACGAGGACTATGAGGTCTTTATCTATGACGGTGGCGAGAAGTACCCGCTCAGCAGGTTCTCAGGGGGGGAATCGGACCTTGCGAACCTCTCGCTGAGGCTAGCGATATCGAGGATGATAGCAGAACGGTCAGGAAGGCATGTCGACCTCCTTGTCCTTGATGAGATATTCGGCTCGCAGGACAATATAAGAAAGAGGAACATCCTGGACATGTTGAATAAGCTCCAGAGACAGTTCGCTCAGATCTTTGTCATAACCCATATAGAGGATGTCAAGGATGCGGTCGACGACCTGATCGTCGTCAGAGAGGCCGGGGACGGATGCAGTCAGATCGGACGGGTGGGATGA
- a CDS encoding AAA family ATPase, whose protein sequence is MKTLFLGSVVERSGKTMITLGLALNHPGKVGYYKPFRERLISRGDRVIDQDTYLMRKVLNLKRTEEELSPLFYDVSNPVSMDDVIHGFNTVKCDCDEMFVEGTREVTTGYLNDLSGMAIAQALHADMVLISTAQPTDLDKIGMFNQLLKSYNVRFRGVILNQSEDDRMAKLLERKGITVLGRIPTLRQLRTFTVREVKEALDADVVVADDRLNKEVERVMVGAMTPETAITVLRRHAKKAIITGGDRSDIQMAALQTDTSCLVLTGGLYPAATVVAKAYETGVPILVTRQDTLEAAEKVEHLIARIDPDHQDRLDLVRNTVREHVDIRALFE, encoded by the coding sequence ATGAAGACCCTGTTCCTAGGTTCTGTAGTGGAGAGGTCGGGCAAGACGATGATCACGCTCGGGCTGGCGCTGAACCATCCCGGAAAGGTTGGATATTATAAGCCGTTCAGGGAACGGCTCATCAGCAGAGGTGACCGGGTCATCGACCAGGACACCTACCTGATGAGGAAGGTGTTGAACCTTAAAAGGACGGAGGAGGAGCTCTCCCCGCTGTTCTATGATGTGTCGAACCCGGTCTCTATGGACGATGTCATTCATGGGTTCAATACGGTCAAGTGCGATTGCGATGAGATGTTCGTCGAGGGGACCAGGGAGGTCACGACCGGCTATCTGAACGACCTTTCTGGAATGGCGATAGCACAGGCGCTCCATGCGGACATGGTGCTGATATCCACCGCACAACCGACCGATCTGGACAAGATCGGGATGTTCAACCAGCTCCTCAAGAGCTACAATGTCAGGTTCCGCGGGGTCATACTCAATCAGAGCGAGGATGACCGCATGGCGAAGCTCCTTGAGAGGAAAGGGATCACGGTGCTCGGTCGCATCCCCACCCTTCGGCAGCTCAGGACCTTCACGGTCAGAGAGGTGAAGGAGGCCCTTGATGCGGACGTGGTCGTGGCAGATGACCGTCTGAACAAGGAGGTAGAAAGGGTGATGGTAGGTGCGATGACCCCTGAGACGGCAATAACTGTCCTCAGGCGTCATGCCAAGAAGGCGATCATCACAGGAGGGGACCGTTCGGATATACAGATGGCCGCCCTTCAGACCGACACGTCATGCCTGGTCCTCACAGGAGGCCTCTATCCCGCCGCGACGGTCGTCGCCAAGGCATACGAGACCGGGGTCCCGATATTGGTCACAAGGCAGGACACACTCGAGGCGGCAGAGAAGGTGGAACATCTGATCGCAAGGATAGACCCTGACCATCAGGACCGTCTTGACCTTGTCAGGAACACGGTCCGTGAGCATGTGGACATCAGAGCGCTCTTCGAGTGA
- a CDS encoding cation:proton antiporter — MDNNSILLFEIAAIMIAAGLAAILFSKFRAPVIIGYIFAGILLSNEVLSPIWSIEIETINFLANLGIILLMFSIGIEFNLKRLKEIGGFAILAGSIEVVIMIVVGYEVGRAMGWGDTQSVFLGAVLAISSTAIIFRTLSETGRMRKPYADAMIGILIIEDLAAVIILTMVSPLAAGKVPGLESFFAQIVAILAFLALSLVLGVAIVPKMIDRIGSSFDDEVMLLVSMGLCFGMAIFAFWLGLSVAIGAFIIGVIISESSQGERISKKVCSIKEMFMAIFFVSIGLLIDPFTVLANLPLVLIIAAIFIVGKTVAVSIACMVSNKDIRTSLTTGLGMVAMGEFSFVIAKVGVDTGAVSGSFYSVVIGAAIITMVAMPLVFKNSDALIDVLARRAPRNVIVFVKRIEGMRLELDKCLAVRADRRRQISYQLFWILIDFTLVFLIQIFVLAINDLTAPLRPIAEWMNIVPSLLASIVSVALIIPPVVDMLFRVRKIGYVAVQGILEGGRYSKDSGRFVLKMFVNLTTAVLGVILFLSVLPFAPIYEELPIIPVAGIVIGGIVAWLLWDANKATYAKMCTVLSEGLLNEPTDKK, encoded by the coding sequence ATGGACAATAATTCGATTTTGCTCTTTGAGATCGCGGCCATCATGATCGCTGCAGGACTTGCGGCCATATTGTTCTCAAAGTTCAGGGCCCCGGTCATTATCGGTTATATCTTCGCGGGGATCCTGCTCAGCAATGAGGTCCTATCGCCTATCTGGAGCATCGAGATTGAAACGATCAACTTCCTGGCCAACCTGGGTATAATCCTTTTGATGTTCTCGATAGGGATCGAGTTCAATCTGAAAAGATTGAAGGAGATTGGTGGGTTCGCGATTCTCGCTGGCTCCATAGAGGTCGTCATAATGATCGTCGTCGGGTACGAGGTCGGAAGGGCGATGGGTTGGGGGGACACGCAGTCCGTATTCCTCGGCGCTGTTCTTGCCATCAGCTCCACGGCCATCATATTCCGTACGCTAAGCGAGACCGGCAGGATGAGAAAACCGTATGCAGATGCGATGATAGGTATCCTCATCATAGAGGATCTGGCTGCCGTGATCATCCTTACCATGGTCTCACCTCTCGCAGCTGGAAAGGTGCCAGGGCTGGAATCGTTCTTCGCGCAGATCGTTGCCATCCTGGCGTTCCTTGCTCTTTCCCTGGTCCTTGGCGTCGCCATCGTACCGAAAATGATAGACCGCATTGGAAGCTCCTTCGATGACGAGGTGATGCTGCTCGTATCGATGGGGCTCTGTTTCGGGATGGCGATATTCGCTTTTTGGCTGGGCCTCTCTGTGGCCATCGGCGCCTTTATCATCGGTGTCATCATCTCAGAGTCCTCACAGGGGGAGCGGATATCAAAGAAGGTCTGTTCGATCAAGGAGATGTTCATGGCAATATTCTTCGTCTCGATCGGTCTCCTGATCGACCCCTTCACGGTCCTCGCGAACCTTCCATTGGTGCTCATCATAGCGGCCATCTTCATAGTAGGTAAGACCGTGGCCGTCTCGATAGCCTGCATGGTCTCTAACAAGGACATCAGGACCTCCCTGACGACAGGGCTTGGGATGGTGGCCATGGGGGAGTTCTCCTTCGTCATCGCGAAGGTAGGTGTTGATACTGGTGCTGTCTCTGGGTCGTTCTATTCGGTGGTCATCGGTGCGGCGATAATCACGATGGTGGCCATGCCGCTTGTCTTCAAGAACTCGGATGCTCTCATAGATGTCCTCGCGAGAAGGGCCCCGAGGAATGTCATCGTTTTCGTCAAACGGATCGAGGGGATGAGGCTCGAGCTGGACAAATGTCTGGCCGTCAGGGCGGACAGGAGAAGGCAGATAAGCTATCAGCTTTTCTGGATATTGATCGATTTCACTTTGGTGTTCCTGATCCAGATATTTGTACTGGCCATCAACGACCTCACCGCCCCATTGAGGCCGATAGCGGAGTGGATGAACATCGTACCTTCCCTCCTGGCCTCCATCGTCTCCGTCGCCCTAATCATCCCACCTGTCGTGGACATGCTGTTCCGGGTCCGTAAGATAGGATATGTGGCCGTCCAGGGCATCCTGGAAGGCGGCCGATATAGCAAGGACAGCGGAAGGTTCGTCCTGAAGATGTTCGTAAATCTGACCACGGCCGTGCTTGGGGTTATCTTGTTCCTTTCTGTTCTGCCCTTCGCTCCAATATATGAGGAGCTGCCGATCATACCGGTTGCCGGCATCGTCATCGGTGGTATTGTTGCCTGGTTGCTCTGGGATGCGAACAAGGCCACATATGCAAAGATGTGCACAGTGCTGTCCGAAGGTCTGCTCAATGAGCCCACGGATAAAAAATGA
- a CDS encoding exonuclease SbcCD subunit D encodes MKIAHISDTHLGFSAYRKVDEETGMNQREIDIYRAFQRSVDAMISERVDLVLHSGDLFDTVRPSNRAISFAMEQFVRLTKAGAKVVVIAGNHSTPRMRETGSVFKIFEHLPGVRPVYQGIYETVDVGEVIIHAVPHADRDEMTRELDKVIPVEGRLNVLMLHAGIAGVDVHGGVEHNEQVLPSSYLKEDMDYIALGHYHDMKKVSDNAYYSGSTERLSFAEVGQRKGFILLDTDGMRVEERCMPVRPMFDLTQIDAKGKDANEVMAEARSLLEGVDLKGALVRLNVKRLTGAQYRSLDLRSLRQLANGCVHFELRFDMTTEDVSVQADDISITDLEGEFASYIDGRPVEGVPKERVARMGLEYLRRGLEGSG; translated from the coding sequence ATGAAAATAGCGCACATCTCGGACACCCACCTTGGTTTCTCCGCTTACAGGAAGGTCGATGAAGAGACCGGGATGAATCAACGGGAGATCGACATATATCGAGCGTTCCAGAGGAGCGTCGATGCGATGATATCAGAAAGGGTGGACCTAGTTCTGCACTCTGGTGACCTCTTCGACACAGTCAGGCCATCGAACAGGGCCATATCCTTTGCGATGGAGCAGTTCGTAAGATTGACGAAGGCTGGGGCGAAGGTCGTCGTCATAGCGGGGAACCACTCAACGCCCAGGATGCGCGAGACCGGAAGCGTGTTCAAGATCTTCGAGCATCTGCCAGGCGTAAGGCCGGTCTATCAGGGGATATATGAGACGGTCGATGTGGGGGAGGTCATCATACATGCCGTCCCTCATGCTGACAGGGACGAAATGACCAGAGAGCTGGACAAGGTCATTCCTGTCGAAGGTAGGTTGAACGTCCTGATGCTTCACGCAGGGATAGCTGGCGTAGATGTCCATGGAGGTGTCGAGCACAATGAACAGGTCCTTCCCAGCTCTTATCTCAAAGAGGATATGGACTACATCGCGCTCGGTCATTATCATGACATGAAAAAGGTCTCGGACAACGCGTACTATTCTGGATCTACGGAGAGGCTCTCGTTCGCTGAGGTCGGACAACGAAAGGGCTTCATCCTTCTGGACACCGATGGGATGAGGGTGGAGGAGAGGTGCATGCCTGTCCGACCGATGTTCGACCTTACGCAGATCGATGCCAAGGGGAAGGACGCAAATGAGGTCATGGCTGAGGCCAGGTCACTTCTGGAAGGGGTCGACCTCAAAGGAGCGTTGGTACGGCTGAACGTGAAGCGGCTCACTGGTGCGCAGTACCGTTCCCTTGACCTCAGGTCGTTGAGGCAGCTGGCCAATGGCTGCGTGCATTTTGAGCTCAGGTTCGATATGACGACGGAGGATGTCTCGGTCCAGGCCGACGATATCTCCATCACGGACCTGGAGGGGGAGTTCGCCTCTTACATCGATGGGCGTCCCGTTGAGGGCGTCCCTAAGGAGCGGGTCGCGAGGATGGGCCTTGAATACTTAAGAAGGGGGCTGGAAGGATCCGGATAA